A part of Magnetospirillum sp. ME-1 genomic DNA contains:
- the lptE gene encoding LPS assembly lipoprotein LptE, producing the protein MWWSRAFLLVAVLVLGPAGCGFKPMYGTPSGDASAVAVDLAAIRIDPIKDRIGQQLRNALVQRLSPRGEAADYSYTLKVQLSESVNNLGFRKDTFATIANLSMSAQILLSGNQTTILSDSVTTTVYFDHLGPRYASVATERDAEERALVQLADDIRNRITAAIQRYHANPNDEYYRRRSLFRDTQDEAP; encoded by the coding sequence ATGTGGTGGTCTAGAGCCTTTCTTCTCGTTGCTGTCTTGGTGCTGGGTCCGGCGGGCTGCGGCTTTAAGCCCATGTACGGCACGCCATCGGGTGACGCATCCGCCGTGGCCGTGGATCTGGCCGCCATCCGCATCGATCCCATCAAGGACCGCATCGGTCAGCAATTGCGCAACGCCCTGGTGCAGCGCCTGTCGCCGCGTGGTGAGGCGGCAGATTATTCCTATACGCTCAAGGTCCAGTTGAGCGAATCGGTGAACAATCTCGGCTTCCGCAAGGATACCTTCGCCACCATCGCCAACCTCAGCATGTCGGCCCAGATTCTGCTCAGCGGCAACCAGACGACGATTCTGAGCGACTCGGTCACCACCACCGTATATTTCGACCATCTTGGTCCCCGCTATGCCAGCGTCGCCACCGAGCGTGACGCTGAAGAGCGGGCGCTGGTCCAGCTGGCCGACGATATTCGCAACCGCATCACGGCGGCGATACAGCGCTATCACGCCAATCCCAATGACGAGTACTACCGGCGGCGCAGCCTCTTCCGGGACACCCAGGACGAGGCCCCCTGA
- the holA gene encoding DNA polymerase III subunit delta: MKLAGSRAEAFLKAPDSAFRAVLVFGPDLGLVRERVQRLIRSVVPDVSDPFRVAELSPAALKEVPSRLADEAAAMALGGGRRVVVLRDAGDAQTAAVSSFLARPMGDALVVIEGGELGPRSSLRKLFEGADNAAALACYGDEGGSLAGVIGEELKAAGLMAEPDAMAYLTEHLGGDRRLTRAELGKLALYMGGPGRVSLEDAVACIGDTAALGLDDLALATADGDHAGAQRVLDRLLREGNQPVGMLRSVARHFQRLHLAAGLMTQGKSTDQAMAALKPPVIFKAAERFKRQLSRWPADRLGKALDLLTEAEVDCKTTGMPAAEITSRALMMIARAAARR, from the coding sequence ATGAAGCTTGCTGGATCGCGGGCCGAGGCGTTCCTCAAGGCGCCGGATTCCGCATTCCGCGCCGTTCTGGTGTTCGGCCCCGACCTCGGTCTGGTGCGCGAAAGGGTGCAGCGGCTGATCCGTTCGGTTGTTCCCGATGTCTCCGACCCCTTCCGGGTCGCCGAACTTAGCCCCGCCGCGCTCAAGGAAGTACCCTCCCGGCTGGCCGATGAGGCCGCCGCCATGGCGCTGGGCGGCGGGCGCCGGGTGGTGGTGTTGCGCGATGCCGGCGACGCCCAGACGGCGGCGGTATCCTCCTTCCTGGCCCGGCCCATGGGCGATGCCCTGGTGGTGATCGAAGGTGGCGAGCTGGGGCCGCGCTCCAGCTTGCGCAAGCTGTTCGAAGGGGCCGACAACGCCGCCGCCCTGGCCTGCTACGGCGACGAGGGCGGTTCGCTGGCCGGGGTGATCGGGGAAGAATTGAAGGCCGCCGGGCTGATGGCCGAGCCCGACGCCATGGCCTATCTCACCGAGCATCTGGGCGGCGACCGCCGCCTGACCCGCGCCGAGCTGGGCAAGCTGGCGCTTTACATGGGCGGCCCCGGCCGGGTGAGCCTGGAAGACGCCGTGGCCTGCATCGGCGATACCGCCGCGCTGGGCCTCGACGACCTGGCGCTGGCCACCGCCGACGGCGACCATGCCGGGGCGCAGCGGGTTCTGGACCGGCTGCTGCGGGAAGGCAACCAGCCGGTGGGAATGCTGCGTTCGGTGGCGCGGCACTTCCAGCGCCTGCACCTTGCCGCCGGATTGATGACTCAGGGCAAGTCCACCGATCAGGCCATGGCGGCGCTGAAGCCGCCGGTGATCTTCAAGGCCGCCGAGCGCTTCAAGCGCCAGCTGTCGCGCTGGCCCGCCGACCGTCTGGGCAAGGCGCTCGACCTGCTGACCGAGGCCGAGGTGGATTGCAAGACCACCGGCATGCCCGCCGCCGAGATCACCTCGCGCGCGCTGATGATGATCGCCCGAGCGGCGGCGAGACGATGA
- a CDS encoding SGNH/GDSL hydrolase family protein produces the protein MRGGPAMIRILGINAAILLAGLVVAELIFGSWLFGPSWGTMNIPRDVHRVFDVSGLYGGPKDAVYSRDRWGLRGSYANPGAVDILTIGGSTTDQRFIGDGQTWQDHLARELGGKVVVNAGIDGQSTLGHLRAFDRWLSQIPGLKPRYVLAYIGVNDAHLDGQQQWDDMASPSPWRRLERYIANHSALVQVVTTIQGTWKARKAHVVHGGTEYARGPWVAGTPPDPDKAADPALLGAYEQRVEALITRIRAMGAEAVIVTQSRSDYRVTAAGQPLGREMSPGSVDFGAWAMQTAFNRRAMAACGRAGAVCLDLGGGLAFEDGDFYDWVHTTPAGNRRIAAWLAPRLATLLQ, from the coding sequence ATGCGCGGCGGCCCGGCGATGATCCGGATTCTCGGCATAAACGCCGCCATCCTGCTGGCGGGACTGGTCGTCGCCGAACTGATCTTCGGCAGCTGGCTGTTCGGTCCCAGCTGGGGAACCATGAACATTCCCCGCGACGTCCACCGGGTCTTCGACGTCAGCGGCCTTTACGGCGGCCCTAAGGACGCCGTCTACTCCCGCGACCGCTGGGGCTTGCGCGGGTCCTACGCCAATCCCGGCGCCGTCGACATCCTGACCATCGGCGGCTCGACCACCGACCAGCGCTTCATCGGCGACGGCCAGACCTGGCAGGATCATCTGGCGCGCGAGCTGGGCGGCAAGGTGGTGGTCAATGCCGGAATCGACGGCCAGTCCACCCTGGGCCACCTGCGGGCGTTCGATCGCTGGCTGTCGCAGATTCCCGGCCTGAAGCCCCGCTACGTCCTGGCCTATATCGGCGTCAACGACGCTCATCTGGACGGCCAGCAGCAATGGGACGACATGGCCTCGCCCTCGCCCTGGCGGCGGTTGGAGCGCTATATCGCCAACCATTCCGCCCTGGTCCAGGTGGTCACCACCATCCAGGGGACGTGGAAGGCCCGCAAGGCCCATGTGGTGCACGGCGGAACCGAATACGCGCGTGGGCCTTGGGTTGCCGGCACCCCTCCCGACCCGGACAAGGCGGCGGACCCGGCCCTGCTCGGCGCCTACGAGCAGCGGGTCGAGGCCTTGATCACGCGGATTCGGGCCATGGGCGCCGAGGCGGTCATCGTTACCCAAAGCCGTTCCGACTACCGGGTGACCGCCGCCGGACAGCCCCTGGGCCGGGAGATGTCGCCGGGGTCGGTGGATTTCGGCGCATGGGCCATGCAGACGGCCTTCAACCGCAGGGCCATGGCGGCCTGTGGCCGGGCGGGAGCCGTCTGTCTCGACCTGGGCGGCGGGCTCGCCTTCGAGGACGGGGATTTCTACGACTGGGTTCACACCACGCCGGCGGGAAATCGCCGCATCGCCGCATGGCTTGCCCCCCGTCTGGCGACGCTCCTGCAATAG
- a CDS encoding NAD-glutamate dehydrogenase, with the protein MEISTYLDRRIAELSETLAKAGAERLIRAYAGGFPLADLAEAEPEMVYGAALGLFAFMRERKPGTPSIRVFDPDLDRHGWVSSHSVVEIVNDDMPFLVDSVAMELARRGIKVHLLVHPVVRVDRDGTGGLVRVTANGDGALPESVMHVEIDRQTAAIQADLAASLADVLGQVRRAVADWRRMLDTLWAGVTEFEATTAKVPADEKQEALAFLEWLADNHFTFLGYRRFDLAKGVAADPASGLGILSDPEAHVFDDTLTLAAMPAELRAFVQRPDPLMVTKSARHAVIHRPVRMDIIGLKQFDAKGKVVGLHAFLGLFTSAAYNDRPAQIPLLRRKIARVEARAGFNKSGHDAKALTNILETYPRDELFQVSEDALFETSIGILHLQDRQRVAVFLRNDEFQRFVSCLVFVPRDRYDTPLRLSITAMLEEAVGGTLDAFYTQVADLPLARLHFIIRTTPGHLPKVDCQALEIRIADAARTWHEHLQDALIQTHGEAGGLALSRRWGKGFPASYRESHSALAAVGDVARIQAASGGEIVLNLYRPVEAEPRQGRLKLYRSGQPVPLSGILPMLEAMGLIVIAEMPHEIVPDSGPDGTVWIHDFEVESADGSALDVAERRELFHDALAAVWQGDSESDGFNRLVLSAGLSWREIMVLRAYTKYLRQTGITYSQAYIEQALAGNADMAAALVQLFLASFDPKGDPGKALAAEAILLAGLDKVVSADDDRILRRFLNLIRSTLRTNYFQADAAGRPKAYLSFKLDSRAVDELPAPRPMVEVFVYSPRVEAIHLRGGKVARGGIRWSDRREDFRTEILGLMKAQMVKNAVIVPVGAKGGFVVKKPPTTGGREAYLAEGIECYKTLMRGLLDLTDNLTPEGVKPPRDVVRKDGDDPYLVVAADKGTATFSDIANSVSLDYGHWLGDAFASGGSQGYDHKKMGITAKGAWVAVERHFREMGVDTRTQDFTMIGVGDMSGDVFGNGLLRSPHAGLVAAFNHAHIFLDPNPDRAKTFAERERLFNAVKAWPDYDTSLISEGGGIWPRTAKTIPISPQAKDRFGIEADSLTPTELIRALLKAPVDLLFLGGIGTYVKAAGESNADAGDRANDALRVNGSEIGAKVVGEGANLGFTQLGRIEYAQDGAGGEGGRIDTDAIDNSAGVDCSDHEVNIKILVNDLVAAGDLTPKQRDKLLAEMTEEVGALVLRDNYLQTQALSMLQAQGAELLDAEARFMRLLEKGGRLDRGIEFLPTDEMLTERAARKQGFTRPELAVLLAYGKIWLYDHILASELPDDPFMAIDLTNYFPTQLRDRFGHDIQRHRLRREIIATVVTNSIVNRVGGAFVSELMETTGHPPAQVARAYIVARDAFRMREVWRAIEELDGKVPASAQTAMQIEANRLVERATLWVLRSMPSPFALGAGIAELSPGVKALEGAVPAILPPDAASAVLARIEYFVGQGVPHDLAQRVGNLIVLASAADILRIATRRNLTIETAGRLYFAVGARFSLGWLRASAEKLSGRGHWLKLAAAAAIEDLYGHQRDITGVVAASYPGLEPDAAVQSWLEANRAAVERAETLLAELKAASHIDLSMIMVANRQLRTLTESGAVTELPT; encoded by the coding sequence ATGGAAATCTCCACTTATCTGGACCGGCGCATCGCCGAGTTGTCCGAAACCCTGGCCAAGGCCGGGGCCGAACGCCTGATCCGCGCCTATGCCGGCGGCTTTCCCCTGGCCGACCTGGCCGAGGCCGAGCCGGAGATGGTCTATGGCGCGGCGCTCGGCCTGTTCGCCTTCATGCGCGAGCGCAAGCCGGGCACGCCGTCCATCCGGGTGTTCGATCCCGATCTGGACCGCCACGGCTGGGTCTCCAGCCATTCGGTGGTGGAGATCGTCAACGACGACATGCCGTTCCTGGTGGATTCGGTGGCCATGGAACTGGCGCGGCGCGGCATCAAGGTGCATCTGCTGGTCCATCCGGTGGTGCGGGTCGATCGCGACGGGACCGGCGGGCTGGTCCGGGTCACCGCCAACGGCGACGGCGCCTTGCCGGAATCGGTGATGCATGTGGAGATCGACCGCCAGACGGCCGCAATCCAGGCGGATCTGGCCGCCTCGCTGGCCGACGTTCTGGGGCAGGTCCGCCGGGCGGTGGCCGATTGGCGCCGCATGCTCGACACCCTGTGGGCGGGGGTGACGGAATTCGAGGCGACGACGGCCAAGGTGCCGGCCGATGAGAAGCAGGAGGCCCTGGCCTTTCTGGAATGGCTGGCCGACAACCATTTCACCTTCCTGGGCTACCGCCGCTTCGACCTGGCCAAGGGGGTCGCCGCCGATCCGGCCAGCGGGCTGGGCATCCTGTCCGACCCCGAGGCCCATGTGTTCGACGACACCCTGACCCTGGCCGCCATGCCCGCCGAGCTGAGGGCCTTCGTCCAGCGGCCCGATCCCCTGATGGTCACCAAATCGGCCCGCCACGCGGTGATCCACCGTCCGGTGCGCATGGACATCATCGGGCTGAAGCAATTCGACGCCAAGGGCAAGGTGGTGGGGCTGCACGCCTTTCTCGGCCTGTTCACTTCGGCCGCCTATAACGACCGCCCGGCCCAGATCCCGCTGCTGCGCCGCAAGATCGCCCGGGTCGAGGCCCGGGCCGGCTTCAACAAGTCCGGCCATGACGCCAAGGCGCTGACCAACATCCTGGAGACCTATCCCCGGGACGAGCTGTTCCAGGTGTCCGAGGACGCGCTGTTCGAGACCAGCATCGGCATCCTGCACCTGCAGGACCGCCAGCGTGTGGCGGTGTTCCTCAGGAACGACGAGTTCCAGCGCTTCGTCTCCTGCCTGGTCTTCGTGCCGCGCGACCGCTACGACACGCCGCTGCGCTTGAGTATCACCGCCATGCTGGAAGAGGCGGTGGGCGGCACGCTGGACGCCTTCTACACCCAGGTGGCCGATCTGCCGCTGGCCCGCCTGCATTTCATCATCCGCACCACGCCCGGCCATCTGCCCAAGGTGGATTGCCAGGCGCTGGAAATCCGCATCGCCGACGCGGCGCGCACCTGGCACGAGCATCTGCAGGACGCCCTGATCCAGACCCATGGCGAGGCCGGCGGGCTGGCGCTGTCGCGGCGCTGGGGCAAGGGTTTCCCCGCCTCCTACCGCGAAAGCCACAGCGCGCTGGCGGCGGTGGGCGACGTGGCCCGCATCCAGGCGGCGTCGGGCGGCGAGATCGTCCTCAACCTCTACCGTCCGGTGGAGGCCGAGCCGCGCCAGGGCCGCCTCAAGCTCTACCGCTCGGGCCAGCCGGTGCCGCTGTCGGGCATCCTGCCCATGCTGGAAGCCATGGGCCTGATCGTCATCGCCGAGATGCCCCACGAGATCGTTCCGGACTCCGGCCCCGACGGAACCGTGTGGATTCACGATTTCGAGGTGGAAAGCGCCGATGGCTCGGCATTGGACGTGGCCGAGCGGCGCGAGCTGTTCCACGACGCCCTGGCGGCGGTGTGGCAGGGCGATTCCGAAAGCGACGGCTTCAACCGTCTGGTGCTGTCCGCCGGCCTGTCGTGGCGGGAGATCATGGTGCTGCGCGCCTACACCAAGTATCTGCGCCAGACCGGCATCACCTATTCCCAGGCCTATATCGAGCAGGCCCTGGCCGGCAACGCCGACATGGCCGCCGCCCTGGTCCAGCTGTTTCTCGCCAGCTTCGATCCCAAGGGTGATCCCGGCAAGGCGCTGGCGGCCGAGGCCATCCTGCTGGCCGGGCTGGACAAGGTGGTCAGCGCCGACGACGACCGCATCCTGCGCCGCTTCCTCAACCTGATCCGTTCCACCTTGAGAACGAATTACTTCCAGGCCGATGCGGCCGGACGGCCCAAGGCCTATCTGTCGTTCAAGCTGGATTCCCGGGCCGTGGACGAATTGCCGGCGCCCCGGCCCATGGTCGAGGTGTTCGTCTACTCGCCGCGGGTCGAGGCCATCCACCTGCGCGGCGGCAAGGTGGCGCGCGGCGGCATCCGCTGGTCCGACCGGCGCGAGGATTTCCGCACCGAGATCCTGGGCCTGATGAAGGCCCAGATGGTCAAGAACGCGGTGATCGTGCCGGTGGGCGCCAAGGGCGGCTTCGTGGTCAAGAAGCCTCCCACGACCGGCGGGCGCGAGGCGTACCTGGCCGAGGGCATCGAGTGCTACAAGACCCTGATGCGGGGCTTGCTCGACCTCACCGACAACCTGACCCCGGAAGGGGTGAAGCCTCCCCGCGACGTGGTGCGCAAGGACGGCGACGACCCCTATCTGGTGGTGGCCGCCGACAAGGGCACCGCCACCTTCTCCGACATCGCCAATTCGGTGTCGCTGGATTACGGCCACTGGCTGGGCGACGCCTTCGCCTCGGGCGGGTCCCAGGGCTATGACCACAAGAAGATGGGCATCACCGCCAAGGGCGCCTGGGTGGCGGTGGAGCGTCACTTCCGCGAGATGGGCGTCGACACCCGCACCCAGGATTTCACCATGATCGGCGTGGGCGACATGTCGGGCGACGTGTTCGGCAACGGGTTGCTGCGCTCGCCCCATGCCGGGCTGGTGGCGGCCTTCAACCACGCCCACATCTTCCTCGACCCCAATCCCGACCGGGCCAAGACCTTCGCCGAGCGCGAACGGCTGTTCAACGCCGTCAAGGCTTGGCCCGATTACGACACCTCGCTGATTTCCGAAGGCGGCGGCATCTGGCCCAGAACCGCCAAGACCATTCCCATTTCTCCCCAGGCCAAGGACCGTTTCGGTATCGAAGCGGATAGCCTGACCCCCACGGAGCTGATCCGCGCCTTGCTGAAGGCCCCCGTCGATCTGCTGTTCCTGGGCGGCATCGGCACCTATGTGAAGGCGGCGGGCGAGAGCAACGCCGATGCCGGCGACCGCGCCAACGACGCGCTTCGCGTCAACGGCTCGGAGATCGGGGCCAAGGTGGTGGGCGAGGGCGCCAATCTGGGCTTCACCCAGCTGGGCCGCATTGAATACGCGCAAGACGGGGCGGGCGGCGAGGGCGGGCGCATCGACACCGACGCCATCGACAATTCCGCCGGCGTGGATTGCTCGGACCACGAGGTCAACATCAAGATCCTGGTCAACGACCTGGTGGCGGCCGGCGATCTTACCCCTAAGCAGCGCGACAAGCTGCTGGCCGAGATGACCGAAGAGGTGGGCGCCCTGGTGCTGCGCGACAATTACCTCCAGACCCAGGCGCTCTCCATGCTCCAGGCCCAGGGGGCCGAGCTGCTGGACGCCGAGGCGCGCTTCATGCGCCTTCTGGAAAAGGGCGGCCGCCTCGACCGGGGCATCGAATTCCTGCCCACCGACGAAATGCTGACCGAGCGCGCCGCCAGGAAGCAGGGCTTCACCCGTCCCGAACTGGCGGTGCTGCTGGCCTATGGCAAGATCTGGCTCTACGACCACATCCTGGCCTCGGAGCTGCCCGACGACCCCTTCATGGCCATCGACCTCACCAACTATTTTCCCACCCAGCTCCGGGATCGTTTCGGCCACGACATCCAGCGCCACCGGCTGCGGCGCGAGATCATCGCCACGGTGGTGACCAATTCCATCGTGAATAGGGTGGGCGGCGCCTTCGTCTCGGAACTGATGGAGACCACCGGCCATCCCCCCGCTCAGGTGGCCAGGGCCTATATCGTCGCCCGCGACGCCTTCCGCATGCGGGAAGTCTGGCGGGCCATCGAGGAGCTGGACGGCAAGGTGCCGGCCTCGGCCCAGACCGCCATGCAGATCGAGGCCAACCGGCTGGTGGAGCGCGCCACGCTGTGGGTGCTGCGTTCCATGCCGTCGCCGTTTGCGCTGGGGGCGGGCATCGCCGAACTGTCGCCCGGCGTCAAGGCCCTGGAAGGCGCGGTGCCGGCCATCCTGCCGCCCGACGCGGCTTCGGCCGTGCTGGCCCGCATCGAGTATTTCGTCGGCCAGGGGGTGCCCCACGATCTGGCCCAGCGGGTGGGCAACCTGATCGTGCTCGCCTCGGCCGCCGACATCCTGCGCATCGCCACCCGCCGGAACCTGACCATCGAGACGGCGGGGCGGCTCTATTTCGCGGTGGGGGCGCGGTTCTCGCTGGGCTGGCTCAGGGCTTCGGCGGAAAAGCTGTCGGGGCGCGGCCACTGGCTGAAGCTGGCGGCGGCGGCGGCCATCGAGGACCTCTACGGCCACCAGCGCGACATCACCGGCGTGGTGGCGGCCTCCTATCCCGGGCTCGAGCCCGACGCGGCGGTGCAGTCCTGGCTGGAGGCCAACCGGGCGGCGGTGGAGCGGGCCGAGACCCTGCTGGCCGAACTGAAGGCGGCGTCCCACATCGACCTGTCCATGATCATGGTGGCCAACCGTCAGCTGAGGACCCTGACCGAATCGGGGGCGGTCACCGAATTGCCCACCTGA
- a CDS encoding class I SAM-dependent methyltransferase, translating to MDEVKEIEWSDAVVARFWAYWSRRPHTYFAESTGGALLRRFRPYLDRAGLVIDYGCGSGGLVNTLLGAGYRVLAVDFSAESVAAVAERFSGSTGFAGAVRIDELGSERDATADAVFLVEAIEHMNDERLDECLARIRRLLKPGGYFIVTTPNREDIEAAKVYCPCCSTAFHPMQHQRSWSAQSLARCLEGAGFKVVRTLETDLGADSPRPLLPYLIRMAKKALRRIDRDPHLCAVAVKA from the coding sequence ATGGACGAGGTCAAGGAAATCGAGTGGAGCGACGCCGTCGTGGCGCGCTTCTGGGCCTATTGGTCGCGTCGCCCGCACACCTACTTCGCAGAATCCACCGGAGGCGCCTTGTTGCGCCGGTTCAGGCCATATCTCGATCGGGCCGGGCTGGTGATCGATTACGGCTGTGGTTCGGGAGGGCTGGTCAACACCTTGCTGGGGGCGGGCTACCGGGTTCTGGCGGTGGATTTCTCGGCCGAATCCGTTGCCGCCGTTGCCGAGCGCTTCTCGGGTTCTACCGGCTTCGCCGGAGCCGTGCGGATCGACGAGCTCGGCTCGGAGCGGGACGCCACCGCCGATGCGGTGTTTCTGGTGGAAGCCATCGAGCACATGAATGACGAGCGGCTTGATGAATGCCTGGCCCGCATCCGCCGGCTGCTGAAGCCCGGCGGGTACTTCATCGTCACGACACCCAACCGGGAAGATATCGAGGCAGCCAAGGTCTATTGCCCGTGCTGTTCGACCGCGTTCCACCCCATGCAGCATCAGCGCAGTTGGTCGGCCCAGTCCCTGGCCCGCTGCCTGGAAGGCGCCGGGTTCAAGGTGGTCCGGACGCTGGAGACCGATCTTGGCGCCGATTCGCCCCGTCCTCTGCTTCCCTATCTCATTCGCATGGCCAAGAAGGCATTGCGCCGGATCGACCGGGACCCCCATCTTTGTGCGGTCGCCGTAAAAGCCTGA
- a CDS encoding D-sedoheptulose 7-phosphate isomerase produces MKFAAFLDQQIAEHAQTAAVTGAAVREPFQRLVQACVDSLAKGGKILFFGNGGSAADAQHLATELVVRYRYNRKALAALALTTDTSLLTACANDFSFEEIFSRQIEALGRPGDVAIGITTSGNSPNVLTALAVARDMGLVAAGFSGRDGGKMVGLADPLLIVPSNVTARIQEMHILIGHALCDQVEAVSAPA; encoded by the coding sequence ATGAAATTCGCTGCTTTTCTCGATCAGCAAATCGCCGAGCATGCCCAGACCGCGGCCGTTACCGGAGCGGCGGTGCGCGAGCCCTTCCAGCGTCTGGTCCAGGCCTGCGTCGATAGCCTGGCGAAGGGTGGCAAGATCCTGTTCTTCGGCAATGGCGGCTCGGCGGCCGACGCCCAGCATCTGGCGACCGAGCTGGTGGTCCGCTACCGCTACAACCGCAAGGCCCTGGCCGCCCTGGCGCTGACCACCGACACCTCGCTGCTGACCGCCTGTGCCAACGATTTCTCGTTCGAGGAAATCTTTTCGCGCCAGATCGAGGCGCTGGGCCGGCCTGGCGACGTGGCCATCGGCATCACCACCTCGGGCAACAGCCCGAATGTGCTGACCGCCCTGGCGGTGGCCCGCGACATGGGGCTGGTGGCCGCCGGATTCTCCGGTCGTGACGGCGGCAAGATGGTGGGACTGGCCGATCCGCTGCTGATCGTGCCCTCCAACGTCACCGCCCGCATTCAGGAAATGCACATCCTGATCGGCCATGCGCTGTGCGACCAGGTGGAGGCCGTCTCGGCTCCGGCCTGA
- a CDS encoding SxtJ family membrane protein, whose protein sequence is MSKSQGGIDGGSHARAVEMGSDRSFGLVFATVFAVVALLPLKDGGDPRLWAGAMAAAFLLVALVFPKALKPLNKLWFLIGMALHHVVTPLVMGLLFFVTVTPIALIMRALGKDPLRLARDDKAASYWINRTPPGPTPDSMRRQF, encoded by the coding sequence ATGAGCAAATCACAAGGCGGCATCGATGGCGGTTCCCACGCGCGCGCGGTGGAGATGGGGTCCGACCGATCGTTCGGGCTGGTCTTCGCGACAGTGTTCGCCGTCGTCGCCTTGTTGCCGCTGAAGGATGGGGGCGACCCCCGGCTGTGGGCCGGCGCGATGGCCGCCGCCTTCCTGCTGGTCGCCCTGGTGTTTCCCAAGGCGCTGAAGCCCCTCAACAAACTGTGGTTTCTGATCGGCATGGCGCTGCATCACGTGGTGACGCCACTGGTGATGGGACTGCTGTTCTTCGTGACGGTGACACCCATCGCCCTGATCATGCGCGCGCTCGGCAAGGACCCGCTGCGCCTCGCCCGTGACGACAAGGCCGCCAGCTATTGGATCAACCGCACACCGCCGGGCCCGACGCCCGACAGCATGCGGCGCCAGTTCTAG
- a CDS encoding DUF5989 family protein, translating into MSFLIELWQFLRERKKFWLLPILVMMVVFGGLIVLSQGSAVAPFIYTLF; encoded by the coding sequence TTGAGCTTTCTCATCGAGCTTTGGCAATTCCTGCGTGAGCGCAAGAAGTTCTGGCTGCTGCCCATCCTGGTGATGATGGTGGTGTTCGGCGGCCTGATCGTCCTGTCGCAGGGCTCGGCGGTGGCGCCCTTCATCTATACCCTGTTCTAG